ACACGGAAATGTCGCAGGTCGGTTCCGATGGTTGGGATGGTACAACAGGGTTCTCCCAAGTCTCGGTGGTAAAATGGTTGCTTGGCTGTTCATACACTTTGCTTGGTGGTTGGATCGCAGCTTGGCAGGAGACTACGATACGAAGTACATGCATGAAACAAGTGGTCTGTTGTGGGACTAAATGCCGTTCATTTTATGAGACTAAGGTGCGTTCATTTCGTGCTTGGCTCTTTAATGATCGCCAGTGGTTGGCGCGGATTCTGTGTTTCAGCCGGGCTGACGAGCGTATCATACAGTCGACAGCTGATACTCTCAAGGTTAAGTAGCGCAGTTGTAGAAACGAGATATGCAAAGGTCCTTGTCAGACTTAGTAGGCGTCTATTATGCCACAGTTCTCCCGGCTGGATAACATGAGCGAATCCTTCACAGACTGGTCAGGTAGTCTTCGATCTCCTCTTTCGTCAAATTTCTAAACCTAGGGCCACGGGCTCCCTCAACACCTTCGTAGCCGAGTAGATGGTCGGCGGGAGGTCCGACGATACCTAATACCGAGAATTAGGATGCGACGCGCGGAATACATGTCCCCGGGGAACTTACCAATTTCTATCGTGTCACCATTCATCTCACCCTCGATTGTCTCCTTCAAGGTCAGAAGAGCAATGTGGATGGCGTCCTCAAGCTCAAGCCCTTCGGTGTAACGTTTCTCAAGGAACGTCTTTGCACTCGTGGCATGCTTTCCGATGGCCGTGGCCTTCCATGGGTAATAGCTGCCGCTGGGGTCGACCTGGTATAAGCTGGGTCCTCCCTTTAGGGTACCGCCTGTCTTTCCTGTGGCCTTCTTGGgttcgtcctcatcttcctcgtcagcCTGCTCGGACTCGGGTTCAACACCATCGTCCCAACCCGCCATCAGCAAGCTGACACCATATGGTCGGACACCACCAGACTGGGTTGCCTCTTGCACAACGCGAGCAACATCCTGCACTAATATCCGGGTTGGTGGGTATTCGTTATAGATACGCTTGTAGCCGGTGTGAGAGACCTTGCGGGCCTTGTCGACGAGCACTCGGTAGTCGGGGCTCATGCCAGCATAGACCATGCCAATGTCGGGTGTGACGACGGAGATCTTGGAGAGGGAAGGAGGGTCAATcaaaggagaggaggatttcTTTTCAGTAGCCAAGACGATTCCATTCGTAGCTGACGGGAGGAAGTGCAATTAGCAGTTGTGTTTACCCTGGGTCCTCCGCACACCTACCTTTGATTCCGAGGGCAGTTACGCCTTGGTTGACCGCGTTCAATGCATATTCTACATCATCAGCATAGTCACTCAAAGTGACGCATTGGGTGGATGGTACCGATCTGAACAAGCTTCCCGCTGTGAGGTGTATTAGTAGCTGAGACCGGTCATCATTCGAGCTCCGCTTACCTTGGGGAGAAGGTGGTGAGGGAGAAAGAGTATCTGTCGGCCATCGGGACGTTTTTCTATTTCCACAAGCTTCACAAATGTCTGATAActgaagaaaagagggaGAAGTGATAGCTGAGATGGGAGAAGGCCGTGGAGGATAGATAGCACGCAGGCGGCAGGATGTTACGTTCGCCTTGGGAGTTAGCCCAGCTCCGACCAGCTCGCCAAGCTAGAGGGCGGTGAGGGGGCAGTAACCAGAGCTCTCACTCTCCACTTTGAGTCcactcaacttcctccccgtcgccttttttttttatttttgttGCTTTTTACCTGCCGCGCTAGATTTGACTGTTGTTAGTTTCTTGCTGCGTCTAGAGACTCCGGCCATTTATGTATTTGGCTGTTATGATATCTACATACTATGAGGCTTTTTTGAACACCTAGAACACCATGGAATGGCTAAATACGCCAACCTGGCAATTCCCTTCGCAATCCTCGCGTGCGGATTCCACAAACTCCGAAGGAAACCAGAACCCTGAAGAGACCCAGCAGGCTGGGGATTCAGGCAATCCGCCGGAGCCTCCCAAAAAGCATTATCCGAATCGCGTATGTCGCATCTGCCTGGAGTCCGTGCCTCCCACATTTGTTCCCCCGTCGGAGCACGTGCCTGGCTTTCTCCAACGTGAGCCACGAGTCGTCTACGAGTCGGAAGACCCAGAACTTGGTCGTCTTTTTCGGCCCTGCAAATGCAAAGGCTCTTCCCGTTATGTCCACGAGGGATGCCTTCAGACCTGGCGACATGCCGACCCGAGCTATGGCAGGAGACACTACTGGAATTGCCCGACATGCGGCTTTCAGTACCGGCTAGAACGTCTCACTTGGGCCCGCTGGATTAGTAGCACCATGACTCAGTTGATCCTAACCTTTGTCGTCCTGATCTTGACCATCTTCATTCTTGGTTTCATTGCTGACCCTATTATTAACCTTTACGTTGACCCCGTGGAGACAATATACCATGCCGATTATTGGGAGGGCAATAGCTTATCTGGAAAGCCAGCTACTTGGTTTGAACACTTCATGAAGGGGATGGCATCACTAGGGCTGCTGTCTTTCATCCAAGTCCTTTACGGTCTGTCGCCGTGGCACTGGTTCAACGTCCGATCGTCTACCATCGTTCGTGGCCGCGTCAACTCTGGGAGGAACCGAGTGTCCAATCTCAGCTGGATTGTCATCGTGCTCGGTATTGGCAGTTTTCTCTGGGTATGAATAACCGTAGATCTCAACTCTTCTTCGATGGCCACTGACCACCTTTAGGCTGTCTACAAAGGCGTAAGAGCCTGGAGCCGCAGGACCTTGGAGAAGGCGGGTGAGCGTGTTATGGACGTACCCTTGcctgatgacgaggaagatggtgatgAGACTGAGCAGCCTGAACGACCCAAGACAGAGTAGTGCACTCAACTGTATCCATTGGTTGTTAGCTGCGCGGTCCGATATGGTATAATGTTTATATCTCTGATACGCACAATCTTAAGTTGTCACGCTCCTCTCCATGACGTGCCAATTAGTCAACGTGCGAATAACGACACTGACCCTCTTAACCTCGGAGTAATCTGGGAGGCGGATACGTTGAGAACGTTTTGTTCCCATCTGTCCCTCTGCCTCGTCCAACCAGACGACTTTCGTGGGAGGGTCTAACTGCTTACCCGGTCCATTCCGGCGCTCAAACCGTGGGTGTTTCTCTCACAATGGGTGATTTTCACCGTGGGCGTTTTCGATTGAGGTGCAGTACATCGCATGTTATGTAGTTGGGTTGATATAGCAATGAATAACACTTATTCGTCTCAGAAACACCAGCTGTCCCTCATTGCGACCCATGGATGTCAATAAACAAAcatttaaattatctaatttgTCCACCCAGTCTCGCTTATGGCCTTCGAGTTCGTTGCCTTTGTTGTTGCGTTTGCACACAATCAACATGATAGGCCTTTCTGGATGGCACCTAGATTCAGAGCCAACGTTTGTTGCCATTGCTCTGATAGCACAATTTATATCGCCTTATCATGATGCTCAAAACTTTTCTTCAACTTGACTCACTATTCAGAGCCTTCAAGCCTAGGCTTCTTGGCCTGCTCTTTCTTTGCGTGCTTTATCAGCAGTGTGTAGCAAATGGGCTCCACCCAGTGACTGGATATCAAAAGGGCTGGGTGAGTGCATTCACA
This genomic interval from Aspergillus puulaauensis MK2 DNA, chromosome 7, nearly complete sequence contains the following:
- the pre8 gene encoding proteasome core particle subunit alpha 2 (BUSCO:EOG092645G0;~COG:O;~EggNog:ENOG410PHVE;~InterPro:IPR029055,IPR034644,IPR001353,IPR023332, IPR000426;~MEROPS:MER0004996;~PFAM:PF00227,PF10584;~go_component: GO:0005839 - proteasome core complex [Evidence IEA];~go_component: GO:0019773 - proteasome core complex, alpha-subunit complex [Evidence IEA];~go_process: GO:0006511 - ubiquitin-dependent protein catabolic process [Evidence IEA];~go_process: GO:0051603 - proteolysis involved in cellular protein catabolic process [Evidence IEA]), translated to MADRYSFSLTTFSPSGKLVQIEYALNAVNQGVTALGIKATNGIVLATEKKSSSPLIDPPSLSKISVVTPDIGMVYAGMSPDYRVLVDKARKVSHTGYKRIYNEYPPTRILVQDVARVVQEATQSGGVRPYGVSLLMAGWDDGVEPESEQADEEDEDEPKKATGKTGGTLKGGPSLYQVDPSGSYYPWKATAIGKHATSAKTFLEKRYTEGLELEDAIHIALLTLKETIEGEMNGDTIEIGIVGPPADHLLGYEGVEGARGPRFRNLTKEEIEDYLTSL
- a CDS encoding uncharacterized protein (COG:O;~EggNog:ENOG410PJZX;~InterPro:IPR013083,IPR011016;~PFAM:PF12906;~TransMembrane:3 (i155-173o213-234i255-273o);~go_function: GO:0008270 - zinc ion binding [Evidence IEA]) is translated as MEWLNTPTWQFPSQSSRADSTNSEGNQNPEETQQAGDSGNPPEPPKKHYPNRVCRICLESVPPTFVPPSEHVPGFLQREPRVVYESEDPELGRLFRPCKCKGSSRYVHEGCLQTWRHADPSYGRRHYWNCPTCGFQYRLERLTWARWISSTMTQLILTFVVLILTIFILGFIADPIINLYVDPVETIYHADYWEGNSLSGKPATWFEHFMKGMASLGLLSFIQVLYGLSPWHWFNVRSSTIVRGRVNSGRNRVSNLSWIVIVLGIGSFLWAVYKGVRAWSRRTLEKAGERVMDVPLPDDEEDGDETEQPERPKTE